In the genome of Mauremys mutica isolate MM-2020 ecotype Southern chromosome 8, ASM2049712v1, whole genome shotgun sequence, one region contains:
- the SAMD13 gene encoding sterile alpha motif domain-containing protein 13 isoform X1, giving the protein MVNYYDILGVQRNASADDIKKAYRKLALKVHPDKNPENREAAERKFIQVSKAYEILSDAKKRDVYDMSSEGGISEKDRRGRGEGGGKGRGRERGRGGSHFDSEFPFSSPHTDVLRGMDSFTVKLWDDLLDGISGIQRGLHGRRSRSGEGYSVSIAGVSPISGTGFTSFGSQRVGGCSSSSITSLNKSGKGHFKSIITTSKIVNGIKITTKRIVMNGEERVDTIIDH; this is encoded by the coding sequence ATGGTGAATTATTATGACATTCTAGGAGTGCAAAGAAATGCCTCTGCAGATGACATTAAAAAGGCATACCGAAAACTGGCATTGAAGGTGCACCCTGATAAAAACCCAGAGAACAGAGAGGCAGCAGAGAGGAAATTCATACAAGTCTCTAAGGCATATGAGATTTTATCTGATGCCAAAAAACGGGATGTCTATGACATGTCTAGTGAAGGAGGTATAAGTGAAAAAGACAGAAGAGGTAGAGGTGAAGGTGGAGGGAAAGGTAGAggtagagagagaggcaggggtgGGAGTCACTTTGATTCTGAATTTCCATTCAGTAGCCCCCACACAGATGTGTTGAGAGGAATGGACTCCTTTACAGTGAAACTCTGGGATGATCTACTTGATGGAATTTCTGGCATTCAGCGAGGACTCCATGGAAGAAGAAGCAGAAGTGGTGAAGGATACTCTGTCTCTATTGCTGGAGTGTCTCCTATTTCAGGGACTGGATTTACTTCATTTGGTTCCCAGCGAGTTGGGGGCTGCTCTTCATCCTCCATCACGTCACTGAACAAGAGTGGGAAAGGCCACTTCAAATCAATCATAACAACCAGCAAAATAGTTAATGGCATCAAAATCACTACAAAGAGAATTGTGATGAATGGAGAAGAAAGAGTAGACACCATTATTGACCATTAA